CTGAAAAGACGAGCATTTGAATCTTTTCTGGCATGCGGGATGCAAACTGATCAATGTCCTCGATGAATCCCATGTCAAGCATCAAATCCGCCTCGTCAACAACGAGAATGTTGGCTGTATGCACGAATAGGGCATTTTCCTGCACCAGGTCATTGATTCTCCCAGGTGTGCCAATTACGATTTGCGGCTGTGTCTTAAGTTTTTCAATTGTTCTTTGCTTGTCCGTTCCGCCAATATAGCAGCGGGCAGTGATCTGCTCGCCCTCCGGAGCGTGTTCCGCAATTTTAAGTACTTCATGGTAAATCTGGTTCGCAAGCTCACGTGTTGGAGCTGTGATGACGGCCTGTACTTCATTTCGTGACGGATCGAGCTTGTCCATGATCGGCAATACATAGGCATGCGTCTTTCCAGTGCCTGTCTGTGATTGACCGATTGCGCTATCGCCCTTCAGCACAGTCGGGATCAGTCGTTCCTGTATCTCAGTCGGCTCGTAAAAGCCTAGTTTATTGATTGCATCTATAATGAACGGCTTCAGTTCATAACGTTCAAATTTTGTTTCACTCATTGAAAATCTCCTTCTTTTACCCTGTCCCGCCAGTGTATCCGGGAGTACAGCCTGTTCCGAAAGCTGTTCTTTTTCAGGTTCATCCTGTAATTATAATAAAGATTGCAGAAAATCTCCAATCAGTACTATCTTAACCTTTCCCACAAAAAAAACAAACCTGTTGGCAGCATACTTTTTTTCCTTAAACCATTCCTGACTTTTTGCATACGCTAGTAGGAGATGAAATATTGGGAAAGGAGGGGTCACGATGCTACAAGGACCCCGTATGAATATGCACGGGATGCACAATCGCTTCCAGGGCCCCCGAAGGATGGGTGGCCCCCGAATGGGTCAGCATCAGATGTATTCGAATCCATTTGGTCCTGGTCCTGGTCCCGGCCCCATGATGCCACAGGGACAGATGCCGCGGATGGGGGGCAGGAATCAACGCTCAAGGCAAGGCGGCGGACTGCTTTCGAAAATCCTCGGAAAGGGCAATAACCAGCGGAATGGTAGCTCAGGTTTGTTATCTGGAGGAAATCCGGCAGCACGGGGAGCAGGCTCAGGCGGCGGAATCCTGAAAACTCTCGCTGATCCGTCTGCATTGAATGGATTTCTCACCAACACGCAAAAAGTTCTTAGCACTGCACAGCAATTCGGACCGATGATCCAGCAATACGGTCCACTTGTCCGTAATCTGCCTTCAATGTGGAAGTTGTACAGAGGTTTGAAAGACCTCCCGGATGCTGAAGAGCAAACTGCTGAAACAGAAACGAATGAAAAGGTTGAGAAAAAGAAAAAAACACCAAAATCAAAAAAGAATGGTCCGGGTTCCCCATCACACAAAAAACCAGTAAAAAAACAAAGCAATAACTCAGCTTCTTCTCCCAAACTGTTCATATAAATCGGAAAACAGTTAATTCATTCCTTCTGGAAAGTCGCTTTTGTATTCTTTCTGCAAGTCTTATATAATAAAAGAAGGAATCAGAGGTATTCTTAGGAGGATGACTCAATGAATGTAATTAAAATATCGCCGCGCGGATACTGCTATGGTGTTGTTGATGCCATGGTCATTGCACGCAATGCTGCATTGGATAAAAGCTTGCCGCGTCCAATATATATACTTGGAATGATTGTCCATAATAAGCATGTCACTGATGCATTTGAAGAAGAAGGCATCATTACATTAGATGGAAACAACCGCAAGGAAATCCTTGAAAAAGTTGATGGCGGAACAGTTATTTTCACAGCACACGGCATTTCACCGGAAGTCAGGGAGCTTGCCAAGGAAAAAGGGCTAGTTTCGATTGACGCAACATGTCCTGACGTGACAAACACCCATAACCTGATCAGGGAGAAAGAAAAGGAAGGTTTTGAGGTCATTTACATCGGCAAAAAAGGCCATCCTGAACCTGAAGGGGCAGTAGGTGTCGCACCAGGGATCGTCCATCTTGTGGAAACAGCTGCAGATGTGGATGCCCTGAATCTGCAGGCTGAAAAGTTAATCGTCACTAACCAGACAACGATGAGCCAGTGGGACGTTGCCGACATCATGAAAAAAGTGAAAGAAAAGTATCCTCATGCCGAGGTCCACAGAGAAATC
The window above is part of the Mesobacillus jeotgali genome. Proteins encoded here:
- the vrrA gene encoding VrrA/YqfQ family protein, with translation MGQHQMYSNPFGPGPGPGPMMPQGQMPRMGGRNQRSRQGGGLLSKILGKGNNQRNGSSGLLSGGNPAARGAGSGGGILKTLADPSALNGFLTNTQKVLSTAQQFGPMIQQYGPLVRNLPSMWKLYRGLKDLPDAEEQTAETETNEKVEKKKKTPKSKKNGPGSPSHKKPVKKQSNNSASSPKLFI
- a CDS encoding 4-hydroxy-3-methylbut-2-enyl diphosphate reductase codes for the protein MNVIKISPRGYCYGVVDAMVIARNAALDKSLPRPIYILGMIVHNKHVTDAFEEEGIITLDGNNRKEILEKVDGGTVIFTAHGISPEVRELAKEKGLVSIDATCPDVTNTHNLIREKEKEGFEVIYIGKKGHPEPEGAVGVAPGIVHLVETAADVDALNLQAEKLIVTNQTTMSQWDVADIMKKVKEKYPHAEVHREICMATQVRQEAVAEQAKEADVLIVVGDPKSNNSNRLAQVSEEIAGTKAYRIADITELDIEWVKDADTVAVTSGASTPTPITKEVITFLEQFDKENEATWVKEKKVPLHKILPKVKKTEANV